The DNA sequence CCGCGGAAAGGTCCCGGTCGGCGAGCAGGCAGACCAAGCGCCCCTGCCGCAGCCGGCGGGCGAGGACTCCGGCGCTGTGCTGCGGTCCGCCGGTCAGCGGCAGCACCTCCATGCCCAGCCGCTCGCGGAACGCCACGAAGCGCTCGAACAGCGGCTCGGGGCGGAGCCGCTCGGCGACGGTGGTCAGCGGGATGCCGTACCGGGTGATCCACGCCCCGGCCAGGTCCCAGTTGCCCATGTGCGGCAGCGCGGCGACCACCCCGCGCCCCTCGGCGAGCGCGCGGTCGATCCGCTCGATACCGGTGCGGTCGACCCGCGCCTCGATCTGGTCGGCACTCAGGGCATCGAGCCGGAACATCTCGTAGAAGTAGCGGAGGTAGGAGCGCATACCGGCCCGGGAGAGCGCGCGGATGCGGGCGTCGTCGGCCCCGGGGTCGACCGCGGCGCCGGTACGGGCTACACGGCGCAGGTTGGCCTCCAGCCGCCGAACCCCGGGGCCGCGGCGGCGCCAGGCGACGTCGGCGATCGCGCGGAACACGGCCCGTCCGAAGCGCTCGGGCACCCGCCGCAGCAGTGCCCATCCGAGTGTGTACAGCGCCGTCGTCGCATGCTCGCCCATCGCGTCCTCCTAGACCGCGCCGCTGTCGTCGGCGGTGCGGCGGGGGCTGGTGAGCCGGTTGCGGGTCTCGATGAGCCGCTGCACGATGGTGATGCCGCTGATGAGGGCCAGGACACCCAGCCCCGCGGGCAGTATGTAGGGCACCCCAAGCCCGCCGAGGCCCACGGCCACCAGCACGATCACCAGCCGTTCGGACCGCTCGGCGATGCCGACGTCGCAGTTGGCGCCGAGTCCTTCGGCGCGTGCTTTGATGTAGGACACCCCGAACCCGCTGACCAGGCAGAACAGGGTGAGGTAGCCGAGAGCGGGGTTTTCGCCGCCGCCGAAGGACCACAGCACCAGACCGCTGAGGATCGCGGCGTCGGAGAGCCGGTCCAGGGTGGAGTCGAGGAAGGCGCCCCACTTGGTGGTACTGCCGGAGGCGCGGGCGACGGCGCCGTCGAGCATGTCCAGCAGCACGAAGACGGTGACGGCGACCGAGCCGGTGAAGAGCTCGCCGCGCGGGTAGAAGACGAGCGCACTGGCGACGACGCCGAGGGCGCCGGTGAGGGTGACCA is a window from the Streptomonospora litoralis genome containing:
- the pgsA gene encoding phosphatidylinositol phosphate synthase, coding for MLRYLRPLFGRLLLPLGRLLARLGVTPTMVTLTGALGVVASALVFYPRGELFTGSVAVTVFVLLDMLDGAVARASGSTTKWGAFLDSTLDRLSDAAILSGLVLWSFGGGENPALGYLTLFCLVSGFGVSYIKARAEGLGANCDVGIAERSERLVIVLVAVGLGGLGVPYILPAGLGVLALISGITIVQRLIETRNRLTSPRRTADDSGAV
- a CDS encoding phosphatidylinositol mannoside acyltransferase is translated as MGEHATTALYTLGWALLRRVPERFGRAVFRAIADVAWRRRGPGVRRLEANLRRVARTGAAVDPGADDARIRALSRAGMRSYLRYFYEMFRLDALSADQIEARVDRTGIERIDRALAEGRGVVAALPHMGNWDLAGAWITRYGIPLTTVAERLRPEPLFERFVAFRERLGMEVLPLTGGPQHSAGVLARRLRQGRLVCLLADRDLSAGGVEVLFFGEPARMPAGPAALAERTGAALLPVSLWYEGDRMRIHVHEKVPVPAAADRGERVRAMTQETARTFEAAVAAHPQDWHMLQRVFTADLDPRDGSGSAGSVKETPAVPAAPAPRRGRSTSRRRTRS